A portion of the Acidihalobacter yilgarnensis genome contains these proteins:
- the atpA gene encoding F0F1 ATP synthase subunit alpha, whose protein sequence is MQLNPTEISDLIKKRIKDFESTAEARTEGTVVSVSDGIVRIHGLSDVMAGEMIEFPGETYGLALNLERDSVGSVVLGDYKHISEGDAAKCTGRILEVPVGPGLLGRVVDSLGNPIDGKGPVESDGTSPIEKIAPGVIERKSVDQPVQTGIKAIDAMVPIGRGQRELIIGDRQTGKTAVAIDAIINQKGTGVKCIYVAVGQKASSIANVVRKLEEHGALAHTIIVAAGASDSAAMQYIAPYAGCAMGEYFRDRGEDALIVYDDLTKQAWAYRQVSLLLRRPPGREAYPGDVFYLHSRLLERASRVNAEYVEAFTGGKVKGQTGSLTALPIIETQAGDVSAFVPTNVISITDGQIFLETDLFNAGIRPAINAGLSVSRVGGAAQTKIIKKLGGGVRLALAQYRELAAFSQFASDLDDFTRKQLERGQRVMELMKQKQYQPLSIGEMGFSLFAANEGFLDDVEVHKIVDFEAALHSYLKSEKAELLARINQKGDFNDEIATEMKQALEHFKANNVW, encoded by the coding sequence ATGCAACTCAATCCGACTGAAATCAGCGATCTGATCAAAAAACGCATCAAGGATTTCGAATCCACCGCTGAGGCTCGTACCGAAGGGACCGTAGTGAGCGTGTCCGACGGCATCGTGCGCATTCACGGTCTGTCTGACGTGATGGCGGGTGAAATGATCGAATTTCCCGGCGAGACCTACGGACTGGCGCTCAATCTCGAACGCGATTCTGTGGGTTCTGTCGTGCTCGGTGACTACAAGCACATCAGCGAGGGCGACGCAGCCAAGTGCACGGGTCGTATCCTTGAGGTGCCGGTTGGCCCCGGATTATTGGGGCGTGTGGTCGACTCACTGGGTAACCCGATTGATGGCAAGGGTCCAGTTGAGTCTGACGGCACCTCCCCTATCGAGAAAATCGCACCCGGCGTGATCGAGCGTAAGTCGGTCGATCAGCCGGTCCAGACCGGTATCAAGGCGATCGACGCCATGGTGCCGATCGGGCGCGGCCAGCGCGAGCTGATTATCGGTGATCGCCAGACCGGCAAGACGGCGGTTGCCATCGATGCGATCATCAACCAGAAGGGCACCGGCGTTAAGTGCATCTATGTCGCCGTCGGACAGAAGGCGTCTTCGATTGCCAACGTGGTGCGCAAGCTGGAAGAGCATGGCGCACTGGCGCATACGATTATCGTGGCGGCAGGCGCCTCTGACTCGGCCGCGATGCAGTACATCGCGCCATACGCAGGCTGTGCGATGGGAGAGTATTTCCGCGACCGTGGCGAAGATGCGCTGATCGTGTATGACGATCTGACCAAGCAGGCTTGGGCCTATCGCCAGGTTTCGCTACTGCTGCGCCGTCCCCCGGGTCGCGAAGCGTATCCCGGCGACGTGTTCTACCTGCATTCCCGCCTGCTTGAGCGCGCATCGCGCGTGAACGCGGAGTATGTGGAGGCGTTCACGGGGGGCAAGGTCAAGGGCCAGACGGGCTCGCTGACTGCCTTGCCGATCATCGAGACGCAAGCGGGTGACGTATCGGCCTTCGTGCCCACCAATGTGATCTCAATCACCGACGGCCAGATATTCCTGGAGACGGACCTGTTCAACGCGGGTATTCGCCCGGCGATTAACGCGGGCCTGTCCGTATCGCGTGTTGGCGGCGCCGCGCAGACGAAGATCATCAAGAAGCTCGGTGGCGGCGTTCGACTCGCACTGGCGCAGTATCGTGAGCTGGCGGCGTTTTCACAGTTCGCATCGGACCTGGACGACTTCACGCGCAAGCAGCTTGAGCGTGGTCAGCGCGTGATGGAGCTGATGAAGCAGAAGCAGTATCAGCCGCTGTCCATCGGCGAAATGGGTTTTTCACTGTTTGCCGCGAACGAGGGCTTCCTGGATGACGTGGAGGTCCATAAGATTGTTGATTTCGAGGCGGCGTTACACAGCTACCTGAAGTCGGAGAAAGCCGAGCTGCTTGCACGCATCAACCAGAAGGGCGATTTCAATGATGAAATTGCCACGGAGATGAAGCAAGCCCTGGAGCATTTCAAGGCCAACAACGTCTGGTAA